Proteins encoded together in one Miscanthus floridulus cultivar M001 chromosome 16, ASM1932011v1, whole genome shotgun sequence window:
- the LOC136512728 gene encoding dnaJ protein ERDJ3B-like gives MAAPGKGGAARFAAALFVLLNLAVAIAGKSYYDVLQVPKGASEDQIKRSYRKLALKYHPDKNPDNEEANKRFAEINNAYEVLTDQEKRKIYDRYGEEGLKQFQGGRGSGGGMNIQDIFSSFFGGGGGGMEEEEEQILKGDEVIVELDASLEDLYMGGSLKVWREKNVIKPTPGKRRCNCRNEVYHRQIGPGMYQQMTEQVCDQCPNVKFVREGEFLTVDIEKGMKDGQEVLFFEEGEPKIDGEPGDLKFRIRTAPHGRFRREGNDLHATVTISLVQALVGFEKTIKHLDNHLVEIGTKGITKPKEIRKFKGEGMPLYQSNKKGDLYVTFEVLFPKTLTDDQKAKLKDVLV, from the exons ATGGCGGCGCCGGGGAAGGGAGGGGCGGCGCGGTTTGCGGCCGCGCTCTTCGTCCTCCTGAATCTCGCTGTGGCGATCGCCGG GAAGAGCTACTACGACGTGCTGCAAGTTCCCAAGGGCGCGTCCGAGGATCAGATTAAGAGGTCGTACCGCAAGCTCGCGCTCAAGTACCACCCCGACAAGAACCCCGATAATGAGGAGGCCAACAAGCGCTTCGCCGAGATCAACAACG CGTATGAGGTGCTGACGGACCAGGAGAAGAGGAAGATCTATGATCGGTACGGCGAGGAGGGGTTGAAGCAGTTCCAAGGCGggagaggcagcggcggcggaatGAACATTCAGGACATCTTTAGCAG CttttttggtggtggtggtggtgggatggaagaggaggaagaacaaATTTTAAAAGGTGATGAGGTGATTGTTGAACTGGATGCTTCATTAGAGGACTTGTACATGGGCGGTTCATTAAAG GTTTGGAGAGAGAAAAATGTCATAAAGCCaacaccaggaaagaggcgctgcAACTGTAGGAACGAAGTTTACCATCGACAAATAGGTCCTGGAATGTATCAACAGATGACTGAACAG GTCTGCGACCAATGTCCAAATGTGAAATTTGTACGAGAAGGTGAATTCTTGACTGTTGATATTGAGAAGGGAATGAAAGATGGACAG GAGGTTTTGTTTTTCGAGGAAGGCGAGCCTAAGATTGATGGGGAACCTGGCGATTTGAAG TTCAGGATCCGAACAGCACCACACGGCCGCTTTAGACGAGAAGGCAATGACCTGCATGCAACAGTTACAATATCCCTG GTGCAAGCTCTGGTTGGTTTTGAGAAGACCATCAAGCATCTTGACAACCATCTGGTAGAAATTGGCACCAAG GGCATCACCAAACCGAAGGAGATCAGGAAGTTCAAAGGTGAAGGCATGCCACTATACCAAAGCAACAAGAAAGGTGACCTGTATGTGACATTCGAGGTGTTATTCCCGAAAACCCTAACCGATGACCAGAAGGCCAAGCTTAAGGATGTTCTCGTGTAG